ACAGCGCCACCGCCCAAAGCTTGTGCCGCAACACGTTGATGCCGCAGGCGGCCGCGGCCAGCTCGTCGTCCCGAGCCGCTTGGGTGAAGCGACCCGCCCGCGACCGGACGAACGTGATGGTCGCCGCTAGGCACAGGCCCAACAGGCCCAGGCCAACCCAGTAGTACCAGGGAGAGCCTGCGGGGAACTGAAAATGGGCTAGAGAACTACCTTGCCGGACCGGCACGGCGAAACCGACCGTTCGCCGCAGAGGTTCGCTGCCTTGGGTGAACAGCCGCAAGGCCTCCGCGAAGGCGAACGTGGACATGGTGTAATACGCGCCGGTCAGGCGGTAGCGCAGCGCTAGATAGGACATGCCCACGCCGAACAGGGCGGCCAACGCCATCCCGAGCGCCATGCCCAGCCACGGCGCAAGTCCCAGCACAACCACGCAATAGGCGGTGGAATAGGCACCCACGCCGAAATACGCGGCGTGCCCAAAGGAGAACATTCCCCCGAACCCGGCCATGACGTTCCAGCCAACCCCCATGATGGCAAAGATAAGGATGCGGTTGGCGACGGCCAGTTGCGAGCCGCTGACTACGAATGGCGCGGCGGCGGCCACCACCAGGAAAGCCGCTAGCACGGCGAAGTCGCCGAACCGCCAGGTCCGTCGGCCGGACCGCGCGATCGCCTCGCGGCCGGCGGCCCCGGCCAGCCCAAAGGATGCTGGCCCCGGAGCGCCTTGCACGGCGCCGGGCGCGGTCATGCCGAGCTCCCGAACACTCCGCGCGGCCTCAAGAACAGCACCACAATGAAGACCACGAAGACTGCGAGCAGCGGGCTTTGGCTCGGCATGATCAGTCCGGCGAGTTGTTCCGTCAGCCCCACCACCAGCCCTCCCACCAGGGCCCCGGGCACATTGCCCATGCCGCCCAGCACCACCACCACAAAAGCCGTCAGGTTGAACATGGCTCCGGCGGTCGGCTCAATGGTCGTGAAAGGCGAAACCAGGACGGCCGCCGCGCCAGCGGCTGTGGCGCCAAGCGCAAAGGTCACCACATAGATCCCCTTGGTGTTGATCCCGACCAGTCGCGCGCCTTCGGGGTTGGCGGCCACCGCGCGGATCTCGGTTCCCATCCGGGTCCGTTGCAGCAACAACGCGAACACCCCCACCAGCGCCAGAGCGCCCACGAAGGCGTAGACCCGCGACAACTCAATCGTGGCCCCCAGCACCTGGATGCCCCGGTTTCCCGGCAGAGCCACCGCTTTGGGGTTGGGGCCGAAGACCAGCAACAACCCGTTCTCAATCGCCAAGGCCAGCCCAATGGTGACCAGCAGTTGAATCTGGATTGGCGCCCTCATCACCGGGTTCAGCAGCACTGCCTGAACGACTGCCCCGAACAGGAACATGG
This Bifidobacteriaceae bacterium DNA region includes the following protein-coding sequences:
- a CDS encoding branched-chain amino acid ABC transporter permease codes for the protein MTAPGAVQGAPGPASFGLAGAAGREAIARSGRRTWRFGDFAVLAAFLVVAAAAPFVVSGSQLAVANRILIFAIMGVGWNVMAGFGGMFSFGHAAYFGVGAYSTAYCVVVLGLAPWLGMALGMALAALFGVGMSYLALRYRLTGAYYTMSTFAFAEALRLFTQGSEPLRRTVGFAVPVRQGSSLAHFQFPAGSPWYYWVGLGLLGLCLAATITFVRSRAGRFTQAARDDELAAAACGINVLRHKLWAVALSAAVTSVAGGYYLQYYMFIDPQIAFGAQVSNDAIITAVVGGTGTIWGPVIGAIVMAPLSDLVAGFLRHPPESLAWLAGHGGLDIIVYAVILILVVMALPKGIAGSWKACRERRSGNGARMGGRLATRLLSALGRRNGDS
- a CDS encoding branched-chain amino acid ABC transporter permease; the encoded protein is MPERAKVALATIGAIAAAALAAWWSSGSSVVLTQALVTGFLTGGIYSLVAMGLTLIYGVLHIINFANGALVALGLYLTLQCVGYLGIHPYVALALVMPAMFLFGAVVQAVLLNPVMRAPIQIQLLVTIGLALAIENGLLLVFGPNPKAVALPGNRGIQVLGATIELSRVYAFVGALALVGVFALLLQRTRMGTEIRAVAANPEGARLVGINTKGIYVVTFALGATAAGAAAVLVSPFTTIEPTAGAMFNLTAFVVVVLGGMGNVPGALVGGLVVGLTEQLAGLIMPSQSPLLAVFVVFIVVLFLRPRGVFGSSA